The following are encoded in a window of Brevibacillus ruminantium genomic DNA:
- a CDS encoding aspartate aminotransferase family protein, translating into MSTTTAPYHLMNNYARWPVHLVKGEGNKVWDESGKEYLDFISGIAVTSLGHVPAKVAKKLHEQVDTLWHCSNLFHIPQQEVLAQKLSQVSGLDRALFCNSGAEANEGLIKLARRYAQKVKGTECYEIITFGQSFHGRTLATLTATGQEKVKDGFTPLPEGFVTVPYNDLDAVKQAVNEKTCAILLELVQGEGGVHSAEEPFVKGLRQLCDQHGLLLLIDEVQTGIGRTGTWFAFQQYEILPDAISLAKGLGSGFPIGAILATEEAAQAFSPGTHGTTFGGNPLAMAAGIATVETIEEDGLLSRVNQLNELLVSRLQQLKTAHPEKVVEIRGKGLLLGMKLSIPAAGVLDYAREKGVLVLLAGPQVIRMLPSFVTTEDEIERVVAVLDEALQKG; encoded by the coding sequence ATGAGTACAACGACTGCTCCATACCATTTGATGAATAACTATGCGAGATGGCCAGTTCATCTGGTGAAAGGGGAGGGCAACAAGGTCTGGGATGAATCAGGCAAAGAGTATCTCGATTTTATCTCGGGAATTGCTGTCACTTCGCTGGGCCATGTGCCAGCCAAGGTAGCCAAAAAGCTGCATGAACAAGTAGATACACTCTGGCATTGCTCCAATCTGTTTCACATCCCTCAGCAGGAGGTCTTGGCACAGAAACTAAGTCAGGTCTCAGGACTGGATCGCGCCCTTTTTTGCAACAGCGGGGCGGAAGCAAACGAGGGGCTGATCAAGCTGGCACGCCGCTACGCGCAAAAGGTGAAGGGGACAGAGTGCTACGAGATCATTACATTTGGCCAGTCTTTTCACGGCAGGACACTGGCAACTTTGACCGCAACAGGGCAGGAAAAAGTAAAGGACGGCTTCACACCGCTGCCAGAAGGCTTCGTGACCGTACCGTACAATGACCTGGATGCCGTCAAGCAGGCTGTGAATGAGAAAACATGCGCGATCCTGCTGGAGCTGGTGCAGGGAGAGGGCGGAGTCCATTCGGCAGAAGAGCCGTTCGTCAAAGGGCTCCGTCAACTATGTGACCAGCATGGCCTGTTGCTCTTGATTGATGAGGTGCAAACCGGCATCGGCCGGACCGGAACCTGGTTTGCTTTTCAACAGTATGAGATTCTCCCTGATGCGATTTCGCTGGCAAAAGGGTTGGGCAGCGGCTTTCCGATCGGCGCCATCCTGGCAACAGAAGAAGCAGCTCAAGCCTTTTCGCCCGGCACGCATGGAACGACCTTCGGTGGCAATCCCTTGGCAATGGCAGCGGGGATCGCAACCGTGGAGACCATCGAAGAAGACGGCCTCTTGAGTCGGGTCAATCAGCTGAACGAGCTGCTCGTCAGTCGATTGCAGCAGTTGAAAACAGCCCATCCAGAGAAAGTAGTGGAGATCCGAGGGAAGGGCTTGCTTTTGGGAATGAAGCTTTCGATCCCGGCAGCCGGGGTGCTGGATTACGCTCGGGAAAAAGGAGTGCTGGTGCTTTTGGCTGGGCCTCAGGTCATTCGCATGCTTCCGTCTTTTGTCACCACCGAGGATGAAATAGAGCGGGTCGTGGCCGTACTGGACGAGGCGCTTCAAAAAGGATAA
- a CDS encoding carbamoyl phosphate synthase small subunit, with translation MNREKHGYGPGYLTLESGEVFAGTLFGAPLEGIGEVVFHTGMTGYQEVMSDPSFAGQIVTFTYPLIGNYGINDQDYEAAKPALAGMVVSELCSEPSHYQSGRSLAEAAEEFGFPILAGVDTRTVTKRVRQEGPLWGVIADRPLSLEEVSALRKKYIKKSLVANVSSQEIQRYPGTKEHVVLIDLGMKRSILESLQSLGCRVTVVPFDTTYAQIQALQPDGLLFSNGPGDPEDLLTYCVEWRKAAEQYPTMGICLGHQVLALAFGGKTEKLKYGHRGGNHPVKELLTGKVYMTSQNHGYVVKEESLDNRQLLVTYRNVNDNSVEGLRHQHLPVMTVQFHPEAHPGPSDTSHMLTQFLQLIRGVGAKIYA, from the coding sequence ATGAACAGAGAGAAACACGGATATGGCCCAGGATACTTAACACTGGAGAGCGGAGAGGTATTTGCCGGAACACTGTTTGGCGCTCCTCTCGAAGGTATTGGTGAAGTGGTTTTTCATACAGGTATGACAGGATATCAGGAGGTCATGAGCGACCCCTCGTTTGCAGGGCAGATCGTCACTTTCACATATCCGTTGATCGGGAATTACGGGATTAACGATCAGGATTACGAAGCCGCAAAGCCTGCTTTGGCAGGGATGGTGGTCAGTGAGTTGTGCAGCGAACCCAGTCATTATCAATCCGGCCGTTCGCTGGCTGAAGCGGCGGAGGAATTTGGTTTTCCCATCCTCGCAGGGGTAGATACGAGAACGGTCACCAAAAGAGTTCGCCAAGAGGGGCCGCTGTGGGGAGTGATTGCTGATCGGCCGCTTTCTCTTGAAGAGGTGTCGGCACTCCGAAAAAAATACATCAAAAAATCGCTGGTTGCCAATGTGTCCAGCCAGGAAATACAGCGCTACCCAGGGACGAAGGAACATGTCGTTCTCATCGATCTTGGAATGAAACGGTCGATCCTGGAATCATTGCAATCCCTCGGATGCCGTGTAACGGTCGTCCCTTTTGATACAACCTATGCGCAGATTCAAGCGTTGCAGCCGGACGGCCTGCTGTTCTCCAACGGCCCTGGTGACCCGGAAGATTTGCTTACCTATTGCGTAGAGTGGCGCAAAGCGGCCGAGCAGTATCCGACCATGGGGATCTGTCTGGGACATCAGGTGCTTGCGCTTGCGTTTGGCGGAAAGACAGAAAAATTGAAGTACGGTCATCGCGGCGGAAATCATCCGGTAAAAGAACTGCTGACGGGCAAGGTGTACATGACCTCGCAAAATCACGGATACGTGGTAAAAGAAGAGTCGCTGGACAATCGGCAGCTATTGGTTACGTATCGCAATGTAAATGACAACTCCGTAGAAGGACTGCGCCATCAACATTTGCCGGTGATGACGGTCCAGTTTCACCCGGAGGCGCATCCCGGACCGAGCGATACCTCACATATGCTTACACAATTCTTGCAGTTGATTCGTGGAGTGGGAGCGAAGATCTATGCCTAA
- the argC gene encoding N-acetyl-gamma-glutamyl-phosphate reductase, which produces MIRVGIVGATGYSGVELIRLLAGHSDVQVAHLYSSSSEGEALANVFPHLHAHPLPPLAKIDAEQMAADNDVIFLATPAGVSTELSPALLENGTKVIDLSGDFRLKNGEDYRSWYKRQPAEAPWLEKAVYGLSEWHAEEIAKADLIANPGCYPTAALLGLLPLAQSGWVNPKSWIVDAKSGVSGAGRGVSLGVHYSELNESIHAYKVGAHQHTPEIEQELSKQTGLQQLIQFTPHLVPMTRGILVTAYGTLESAVSPSQVQELYESVYADKPYVRVRAQGSHPRTKEVYGSNFCDIALHVDERTGRVIVLAVIDNVVKGAAGQAIQNMNLMFGLKETAGLSLVPLFP; this is translated from the coding sequence GGCCATTCTGATGTGCAGGTGGCTCATCTTTATTCAAGTTCATCAGAGGGAGAAGCGCTCGCAAATGTATTTCCGCATTTGCATGCACATCCACTGCCGCCTTTGGCCAAAATTGATGCGGAGCAGATGGCAGCAGACAATGATGTCATTTTTCTGGCTACTCCGGCAGGTGTGAGTACGGAGCTTTCACCAGCCCTGCTTGAGAACGGTACCAAAGTAATCGATCTGTCTGGAGATTTTCGCTTGAAAAATGGCGAAGACTACCGAAGCTGGTACAAACGGCAGCCTGCTGAGGCACCATGGCTGGAAAAAGCCGTGTACGGCCTGTCTGAGTGGCACGCGGAGGAAATAGCCAAAGCCGATCTGATCGCCAATCCGGGCTGCTACCCCACGGCTGCGCTCCTGGGCTTGCTTCCATTGGCACAGTCGGGCTGGGTAAATCCGAAAAGCTGGATCGTCGATGCCAAATCCGGCGTTTCGGGGGCGGGCCGTGGTGTCTCACTCGGAGTTCACTACAGTGAATTAAACGAGAGCATCCATGCCTACAAAGTGGGAGCCCATCAGCATACGCCGGAGATCGAGCAGGAGCTGAGCAAACAGACCGGACTTCAGCAGCTTATCCAATTTACGCCCCATCTCGTTCCGATGACCAGGGGGATTCTCGTCACCGCTTACGGAACATTGGAGAGCGCAGTGTCACCCTCCCAGGTACAGGAGCTCTATGAGAGTGTGTACGCAGACAAACCCTACGTCCGGGTCCGTGCGCAGGGCAGTCATCCGCGGACCAAAGAGGTCTACGGTTCCAATTTCTGCGACATTGCACTGCATGTCGACGAGCGTACGGGCCGGGTTATCGTGCTAGCGGTCATCGACAATGTCGTCAAAGGGGCTGCGGGGCAGGCGATTCAAAACATGAACCTGATGTTTGGGCTGAAGGAGACGGCCGGGTTGTCCCTGGTGCCGCTTTTCCCGTAG
- the argB gene encoding acetylglutamate kinase, whose protein sequence is MEGIVVIKCGGSTMEQLPDRFFQAIAEIQQKGKQLVIVHGGGPAINSMLERLAIPSQFVDGLRVTCEDTLQVVEQVLCGQINKWLVRRLSEHRAKAWGVSGMDGGMLTAVQTDKPLGLVGEVKKVDAAIPLAILSHGYLPVIAPLAVGTEGSQKYNVNADIAAGAIAAALGAESLIMVTDVPGILAPKEEGTALIPKTNPREIEQMIQEGIITGGMIPKVRAALDALSEGVPQVVICRGTAEDLLRVCQGETAGTAIVSKAAQVHA, encoded by the coding sequence ATGGAAGGAATCGTGGTCATCAAATGCGGGGGCAGTACGATGGAACAGTTGCCTGACCGCTTTTTTCAAGCAATTGCGGAGATTCAGCAAAAGGGAAAGCAGCTCGTCATTGTACACGGTGGCGGCCCGGCGATCAACAGCATGCTGGAGCGCTTGGCGATCCCCTCCCAGTTCGTGGACGGACTTCGGGTGACCTGCGAGGATACCTTGCAGGTCGTCGAACAAGTATTGTGCGGGCAAATCAATAAGTGGCTGGTGAGGCGGCTATCCGAGCATAGAGCCAAAGCCTGGGGGGTAAGCGGGATGGACGGCGGCATGCTTACCGCAGTGCAGACTGATAAACCGCTTGGACTTGTTGGAGAGGTAAAAAAGGTGGATGCGGCGATTCCGCTGGCCATTCTTTCCCATGGATATTTGCCGGTTATCGCCCCGCTCGCTGTCGGGACGGAAGGGAGCCAGAAGTACAATGTAAACGCAGATATAGCAGCGGGGGCAATCGCTGCTGCACTAGGGGCGGAAAGCCTGATCATGGTGACTGATGTCCCGGGAATCCTGGCACCAAAAGAAGAGGGCACTGCCTTGATCCCCAAAACAAATCCCCGGGAGATCGAGCAGATGATTCAGGAAGGGATCATTACAGGCGGGATGATTCCCAAGGTGAGGGCTGCTCTCGATGCCCTTTCTGAGGGGGTTCCCCAGGTTGTCATTTGCAGGGGGACTGCAGAGGATTTGCTCCGGGTTTGCCAGGGAGAGACGGCTGGTACGGCCATTGTCTCCAAAGCGGCCCAGGTCCACGCTTGA